The following proteins are co-located in the [Pasteurella] mairii genome:
- the cca gene encoding multifunctional CCA protein, protein MKIYLVGGAVRDQLLQRPVQDRDWVVVGATPEMLLAQGYQQVGKDFPVFLHPQSKEEYALARTERKSGVGYGGFICDFSPDISLQQDLIRRDLTINALAQDEEGKIYDFFHGIEDLKRGILRHISPAFAEDPLRVLRVARFAARYHTLGFSVAEETLQLMQQITDAGELVHLTAERVWLETAKALLEPNPEIYFELLRQIGALAVLFPELDALYGVPNPIRHHPEVDSFVHTMLVLQQATLLSQTFSVDQQSAVRFAAICHDLGKALSPKDNLPHHYGHEKAGLKPIRTLCQRLKVSQVIQDLALLCCEFHTHVHNAFELQAKTVVNLFNQLDVWRKPQRFELLLLVCVADSRGRTGFEQVAYPQRTFLWQLYQCALQVDVQQVIADDFSKQGIRDELNRRRILVVEQKREEILPHFTNDV, encoded by the coding sequence ATGAAAATCTACCTTGTTGGCGGCGCTGTGCGCGATCAATTATTACAGCGCCCAGTGCAAGATCGGGATTGGGTGGTCGTTGGGGCGACGCCTGAAATGTTGCTCGCACAAGGTTATCAGCAAGTCGGCAAGGATTTTCCGGTTTTTTTGCACCCACAAAGCAAAGAAGAATATGCTTTAGCGCGTACCGAGCGCAAATCGGGCGTGGGTTATGGTGGTTTTATCTGTGATTTTTCGCCGGATATTTCGTTGCAACAAGATTTAATTCGACGCGATTTGACAATTAACGCCCTCGCGCAAGATGAAGAGGGAAAAATTTATGATTTTTTCCATGGCATTGAAGATCTAAAACGGGGAATTTTGCGCCATATTTCGCCGGCGTTTGCCGAAGATCCACTGCGCGTGTTGCGTGTCGCGCGTTTTGCCGCGCGTTACCATACTTTAGGTTTTTCCGTGGCTGAAGAAACGTTGCAGCTTATGCAACAAATCACTGATGCCGGCGAATTAGTGCATCTGACTGCCGAGCGGGTGTGGTTGGAAACAGCAAAAGCCTTATTAGAACCCAACCCGGAAATTTATTTTGAGCTGTTGCGTCAAATCGGCGCATTAGCAGTGCTTTTCCCTGAACTGGACGCTTTATATGGCGTGCCTAATCCGATTAGGCATCATCCCGAAGTAGATAGTTTTGTGCATACCATGTTGGTTTTGCAGCAAGCGACATTATTAAGTCAGACTTTTTCTGTGGATCAACAAAGTGCGGTGCGTTTTGCGGCGATTTGTCATGATCTTGGCAAGGCGTTGAGTCCGAAAGACAATTTGCCTCATCATTATGGGCATGAAAAAGCCGGTCTCAAACCAATACGCACGCTTTGCCAACGTCTAAAAGTGTCACAGGTGATACAAGATTTGGCGTTACTTTGCTGCGAATTTCATACGCATGTGCATAACGCTTTTGAATTACAAGCAAAAACCGTCGTGAACTTGTTTAATCAACTGGATGTATGGCGCAAACCGCAACGTTTTGAGCTGCTGTTGTTGGTTTGTGTGGCAGATTCGCGCGGACGGACGGGGTTTGAACAAGTGGCTTATCCACAGCGAACATTTTTATGGCAATTGTATCAATGTGCCTTGCAAGTTGATGTCCAACAAGTGATCGCTGATGATTTTAGTAAGCAGGGAATTCGTGATGAACTGAACCGACGTCGGATTTTAGTGGTGGAGCAAAAACGTGAAGAAATCTTACCGCACTTTACTAATGATGTTTAA
- the lolB gene encoding outer-membrane lipoprotein LolB: protein MNSLKFIFILIPALFLAGCQTLDIADNRPTNVAHIEKTDAQWQQHLQQLKQINSYTSAGQLGYISSKERFSARFNWQYRNTQSYTLLLSSTITSSTLTFDMHPYGLTISDNKGNQRSAADAKLLLQEIIGMDIPLEHFSTWLKGQPNEQADYNVGSNHLLASFSYPVDGANWTADYLNYQPVGNHMMPRDILLKNSDQTLKIRIDHWAF, encoded by the coding sequence ATGAACTCCTTAAAATTCATTTTCATTTTGATTCCGGCGCTGTTTTTAGCCGGATGTCAAACGCTGGATATTGCCGACAATCGTCCGACAAATGTGGCTCATATTGAGAAAACGGATGCACAATGGCAACAACATTTACAACAACTCAAACAAATTAACTCCTATACTAGCGCCGGTCAATTAGGCTATATTTCCAGCAAAGAACGCTTTTCCGCCCGCTTTAATTGGCAATATCGCAACACGCAATCTTATACCTTGTTGTTATCTTCTACGATCACCTCTTCAACCTTAACATTCGATATGCATCCTTATGGATTAACGATTTCCGACAATAAGGGCAACCAACGTTCGGCGGCGGATGCGAAGTTATTATTGCAAGAAATTATCGGGATGGATATTCCATTGGAACATTTTTCCACTTGGCTAAAAGGTCAACCCAATGAACAAGCCGATTACAACGTTGGCAGCAACCATCTGTTAGCCAGTTTTTCCTATCCGGTGGACGGAGCGAATTGGACTGCTGATTATTTAAATTATCAACCTGTTGGAAATCACATGATGCCGCGGGATATTTTGTTGAAAAATAGCGATCAAACCTTAAAAATTCGTATTGATCATTGGGCATTTTAA
- the ispE gene encoding 4-diphosphocytidyl-2-C-methyl-D-erythritol kinase, translating into MKTYHFSTALSQSPGSRRFPSPAKLNLFLYINGKRADGYHELQTLFQFLDFGDWLEIDVQDSAEIRLTPEIPGVPLEQNLIYRAARLLQQVTGCRQGAKIHLDKILPMGAGLGGGSSNAATTLMALNALWQTGLSVQQLADLGVQLGADVPIFVHGKAAFAEGVGEKLTYCQPPEKWYLVLKPDISISTAVIFQEPDLPRNTPKRSLQQLLAEKYENDCQKVVLDHYSEVEETLRWLLKYAPARLTGTGACVFAEFEDEQSAQAAFSNKPDAYFGFVAKGLNISPLSSYLGKVFR; encoded by the coding sequence ATGAAAACTTACCACTTTTCGACCGCACTTTCCCAATCCCCTGGCAGCAGACGCTTTCCTAGCCCGGCAAAATTAAATTTATTTTTATATATTAACGGAAAACGGGCGGACGGTTATCACGAATTACAAACCTTATTTCAATTTCTCGATTTTGGCGATTGGCTGGAAATTGACGTGCAAGATAGCGCCGAAATTCGCTTGACGCCAGAAATTCCCGGTGTGCCTTTGGAACAAAATTTGATTTACCGTGCGGCACGTTTATTGCAACAAGTGACCGGTTGTCGCCAAGGTGCGAAAATCCATTTAGATAAAATATTACCGATGGGCGCCGGGTTAGGTGGTGGTTCATCCAATGCGGCAACGACGTTGATGGCGCTAAATGCGTTGTGGCAAACTGGACTTTCCGTGCAGCAACTGGCTGATTTGGGCGTCCAGCTTGGGGCGGATGTACCGATTTTTGTACATGGCAAAGCGGCGTTTGCAGAGGGTGTTGGCGAAAAACTGACTTATTGCCAACCGCCGGAAAAATGGTATTTGGTATTAAAACCGGATATTTCCATTTCTACCGCAGTGATTTTCCAAGAGCCCGACTTGCCACGTAATACACCAAAACGATCATTACAGCAACTTTTGGCGGAAAAATACGAAAACGATTGCCAAAAAGTTGTGCTAGATCATTATTCAGAGGTTGAAGAAACCTTACGCTGGTTGTTAAAATATGCACCGGCGAGATTAACAGGAACAGGCGCTTGTGTATTTGCTGAGTTTGAAGATGAGCAATCAGCACAAGCAGCATTTAGCAATAAACCGGACGCCTATTTCGGTTTTGTTGCCAAAGGGTTGAATATTTCTCCATTGTCTTCGTATTTGGGGAAAGTTTTTCGATAA
- the prs gene encoding ribose-phosphate pyrophosphokinase: protein MPDIKLFAGNATPELAKRISERLYISLGDATVGRFSDGEVQVQINENVRGSDVFIIQSTCAPTNDNLMELIVMVDALRRASAGRITAVIPYFGYARQDRRVRSARVPITAKVVADFLSSVGVDRVLTCDLHAEQIQGFFDVPVDNVFGSPVLIHDILKKTDLVNPIVVSPDIGGVVRARAVAKLLNDTDMAIIDKRRPKANVAQVMHIIGDVADRDCILIDDMIDTGGTLCKAAEALKERGARRVFAYATHAVFSGSAAKNLANDVLDEVVVTDTIPLSPEIKALGKVRVLTLSGMLAEAIRRISNEESISAMFS from the coding sequence ATGCCTGACATAAAACTTTTCGCGGGGAATGCCACACCTGAACTCGCAAAACGAATTTCCGAACGCTTATATATTTCACTTGGCGACGCAACAGTGGGGCGCTTTAGTGATGGTGAGGTTCAAGTTCAAATTAATGAAAATGTAAGAGGTAGTGATGTTTTTATTATTCAATCTACCTGTGCACCGACAAATGACAATTTAATGGAATTGATTGTGATGGTGGATGCCTTACGTCGTGCTTCAGCTGGTCGTATTACGGCGGTTATTCCTTATTTTGGTTATGCTCGTCAGGATCGTCGGGTTCGCTCTGCTCGTGTGCCTATCACTGCAAAAGTCGTTGCCGATTTCTTATCTAGTGTAGGTGTAGATCGCGTGCTTACCTGTGATTTGCATGCCGAACAAATTCAGGGTTTTTTTGATGTCCCAGTAGATAACGTGTTTGGCTCTCCGGTATTAATTCATGATATTTTGAAGAAAACTGATTTAGTCAATCCAATTGTTGTCTCTCCTGATATCGGCGGGGTAGTGCGCGCACGCGCGGTCGCTAAATTGTTAAATGATACTGATATGGCGATTATTGATAAGCGTCGCCCGAAAGCTAATGTTGCACAAGTAATGCATATTATCGGGGATGTTGCAGATCGTGATTGCATCTTGATTGATGATATGATTGATACTGGTGGTACCTTGTGCAAAGCAGCGGAGGCCTTGAAGGAACGTGGAGCAAGACGCGTATTTGCTTATGCAACCCATGCGGTATTCTCTGGATCAGCAGCAAAAAATTTAGCCAATGACGTATTGGATGAGGTTGTTGTGACTGATACTATTCCACTTTCTCCAGAAATCAAAGCATTAGGTAAAGTACGTGTATTAACACTTTCTGGCATGTTGGCTGAAGCAATTCGTCGTATCAGTAACGAAGAATCTATTTCAGCAATGTTTAGTTAA
- a CDS encoding IS200 transposase — protein MASKSNDDSSLSHTRWNSKYHIVFIPKYRRKAIYGKLRVDIGGILRQLCDYKNVEIIEAHAMKEHIHMLLKIPPKLAVSSFMGYLKGKSSLMIFERHGNLKYKYGNRHFWAKGYYVSTVGLNTKVVEEYIRNQEKEDMIQDNLSKKGYVDPFKG, from the coding sequence ATGGCAAGTAAATCCAATGACGATTCAAGTCTATCACACACGAGATGGAACAGTAAGTATCATATTGTGTTTATTCCGAAATATCGAAGAAAGGCAATTTATGGGAAATTGCGAGTTGATATAGGAGGGATATTAAGGCAATTATGTGACTACAAAAATGTAGAAATCATAGAAGCTCATGCAATGAAAGAGCATATTCATATGCTATTAAAGATACCGCCGAAATTGGCAGTGTCGAGTTTTATGGGATATCTTAAAGGTAAATCTTCATTGATGATATTTGAACGACATGGGAATTTAAAATACAAATACGGAAATAGGCACTTTTGGGCGAAAGGCTACTATGTGAGTACGGTAGGCTTAAACACAAAAGTAGTGGAAGAATACATCAGGAATCAAGAAAAAGAAGATATGATTCAGGATAATTTATCGAAGAAAGGATATGTAGACCCCTTTAAGGGGTAA